In the genome of Burkholderia diffusa, one region contains:
- a CDS encoding LysR family transcriptional regulator gives MADLRDVNLNRLAIFVAVVDAGSLTAAAERLGLAKTVVSTHMQRLESEVGANLLVRTTRRLSVTDAGRAFYDACRDIVRATESALDAVSSDSAPLRGTLRVSVPIDYGALVVAPAVVALRDAHPGLDVELIANDRVVDLVADNLDVAIRIGRLADSNYRAVQLGEYEKWLVASPAFVARHGLPRAPDALAALPFVMLSTLSRPQTLELDSAHEGKASVRCVPHFVSNTATACRAIVLAGGAFGLLTDFSTADDVAAGRLVRLLPAWRSARAGIHAVYPSTRLPSPKVRAFIDAMKARTGETAARPRSMRSKRAAG, from the coding sequence ATGGCCGATCTTCGCGACGTAAACCTGAACCGGCTGGCGATCTTCGTCGCAGTGGTCGATGCCGGCTCGCTGACGGCCGCAGCCGAGCGGCTCGGCCTCGCGAAGACGGTCGTCAGCACGCACATGCAGCGCCTTGAATCCGAGGTCGGCGCGAACCTGCTGGTACGCACCACGCGACGGCTGAGCGTGACCGATGCGGGACGCGCGTTCTACGACGCGTGCCGCGACATCGTGCGCGCGACCGAAAGCGCGCTCGATGCGGTATCGTCCGACTCGGCGCCGCTGCGCGGCACGCTGCGGGTGAGCGTGCCGATCGACTACGGCGCGCTCGTCGTCGCGCCGGCCGTCGTCGCGCTGCGCGACGCACACCCCGGGCTCGACGTCGAACTGATCGCGAACGATCGCGTCGTCGATCTCGTCGCCGACAATCTCGACGTCGCGATCCGCATCGGCCGCCTCGCGGATTCGAACTATCGCGCGGTACAGCTCGGCGAGTACGAGAAATGGCTGGTCGCGAGCCCGGCGTTCGTCGCGCGGCACGGGCTGCCGCGTGCTCCGGACGCGCTCGCCGCACTGCCGTTCGTGATGCTGTCGACGCTGTCGCGCCCGCAGACGCTCGAGCTCGACAGCGCGCACGAAGGCAAGGCGTCGGTGCGCTGCGTGCCGCATTTCGTGTCGAACACCGCGACGGCGTGTCGGGCGATCGTGCTGGCCGGCGGCGCATTCGGACTGCTGACGGATTTTTCGACCGCGGACGACGTCGCGGCCGGGCGGCTCGTGCGGCTGCTGCCCGCGTGGCGCTCGGCGCGCGCCGGGATTCATGCGGTGTATCCGTCGACGCGGCTGCCGTCGCCGAAGGTGCGGGCGTTCATCGATGCGATGAAGGCGCGGACCGGCGAGACGGCGGCTCGGCCACGCTCGATGCGTTCCAAGCGCGCGGCTGGCTGA
- a CDS encoding NAD(P)/FAD-dependent oxidoreductase, protein MSRASIVVLGAGPAGAAAALGLARLGYPVAVVSEWRHFDAVEGVSDRVLQGLRHAGLVQAAACALPPCARTTCWNGHTRTLNHEHLIDRRRFDAALRRDLADAGIAVHEATVRSVQADGDGHAIRIDTPGGAQTLQATFVVEARGRLAPLARDAIRGPRTLSLLNVWQRAPGEAASAIESLPDGWAWMARLPDGRCYWQATLDVATTTLPLRDALPAWCATLRQTRFARDFFGANGLASGTDARVYARTSSATLCGDTGGPNWLRVGDAAMAVDPLSGNGIFQSLSSALQAPAVIHTLLAHPERATLALRFHARRINALFMRFARIGRDFYALDTQWTDRPFWHARRAWPDDAPLHRAPDFDALAIERAPVIDGDTIAEADVVTSPDQPLGIWHLQGIPLAPIVAALRERPVAQVLAAFTPPQAALVRRWLETQGYPFARA, encoded by the coding sequence ATGAGCCGCGCATCGATCGTCGTGCTCGGTGCGGGGCCGGCCGGTGCGGCCGCCGCGCTCGGCCTCGCACGGCTCGGCTATCCCGTCGCGGTCGTCAGCGAATGGCGACACTTCGATGCGGTCGAAGGCGTGTCCGACCGCGTGCTGCAGGGGCTGCGGCATGCCGGGCTCGTGCAGGCCGCCGCATGCGCATTGCCGCCCTGTGCCCGCACGACGTGCTGGAACGGCCACACGCGCACGCTCAATCACGAACACCTGATCGATCGCCGCCGCTTCGACGCGGCGCTGCGCCGCGATCTCGCCGACGCAGGCATCGCGGTGCACGAAGCGACCGTCCGCTCGGTGCAGGCGGACGGCGACGGCCACGCGATTCGCATCGACACGCCGGGCGGTGCGCAAACGCTGCAAGCGACGTTCGTCGTCGAGGCGCGTGGCCGGCTCGCGCCGCTCGCCCGTGATGCGATTCGTGGACCGCGGACGCTCAGTCTGCTGAACGTGTGGCAACGCGCGCCGGGCGAAGCGGCGTCCGCGATCGAGAGCTTGCCGGACGGCTGGGCGTGGATGGCACGCCTGCCCGATGGCCGCTGCTACTGGCAAGCGACGCTCGACGTCGCGACCACGACGCTGCCGCTGCGCGATGCGCTGCCCGCGTGGTGCGCAACGCTGCGGCAAACGCGATTCGCGCGCGACTTCTTCGGCGCGAACGGCCTGGCTTCCGGCACCGATGCACGCGTGTACGCGCGCACCAGCAGCGCCACACTGTGCGGCGACACCGGCGGCCCGAACTGGCTGCGCGTCGGCGACGCGGCGATGGCCGTCGATCCGCTGTCCGGAAACGGCATCTTCCAGTCGCTGTCGTCCGCGCTTCAGGCGCCGGCCGTCATCCATACGCTGCTCGCACATCCCGAACGCGCGACACTCGCGCTGCGCTTTCACGCGCGGCGCATCAACGCGCTGTTCATGCGCTTCGCACGGATCGGCCGCGACTTCTACGCGCTCGACACGCAATGGACCGATCGGCCGTTCTGGCACGCGCGCCGCGCGTGGCCCGACGATGCGCCGTTACATCGCGCGCCCGATTTCGACGCGCTCGCGATCGAGCGGGCCCCCGTGATCGACGGCGACACGATCGCCGAAGCCGACGTCGTCACGAGCCCCGACCAGCCGCTCGGGATCTGGCATCTGCAGGGCATTCCGCTCGCGCCGATCGTCGCGGCGTTGCGGGAACGACCGGTCGCGCAGGTGCTGGCGGCGTTCACGCCGCCGCAGGCCGCGCTCGTGCGGCGCTGGCTCGAAACGCAGGGATATCCGTTTGCGCGCGCCTGA
- a CDS encoding porin has protein sequence MKKARFILSAGFLIGCANAHAQSSVLLFGVLDEGINYTSNVGGKSSWQMASGDLATSRWGIKGNEDLGGGLHAIFDLESGFAVESGQLGYGGRLFGFQSYVGLQSDRLGTLTLGRQFDTVADTIGPLTANGSWAGFLFSHPLDNDNTDASFHANNAVKYTSPAFGGFSGTVMYGLSNLAGGFARNRMLGVGLNYTYQTLSVAAVYENMSHPGATTGGALTPDDTDFVAGNQKIYGIGANYGIGPATFGAVYSHVNVGQPDASLYAGSLGLANARLTFDNFEVNAKYNVTPAFLVGGMYTYTRGGLNQAGAKSSLHWNQFGAMAQYFLSKRTSVYTQVAYQLVGGSASGTPLDGGLVPGSPGASSNGHQLVARVAMNHTF, from the coding sequence ATGAAAAAAGCACGCTTCATCCTGTCGGCAGGATTCCTGATCGGTTGCGCGAACGCGCATGCTCAAAGTTCCGTCCTGCTGTTCGGCGTCCTCGACGAAGGGATCAACTACACGAGCAATGTCGGCGGCAAGTCGTCATGGCAGATGGCGAGTGGCGATCTCGCGACGAGCCGCTGGGGCATCAAGGGCAACGAGGATCTCGGCGGCGGATTGCACGCGATCTTCGATCTGGAAAGCGGCTTCGCGGTCGAAAGCGGTCAGTTGGGCTACGGCGGCCGCCTGTTCGGCTTCCAGTCGTACGTCGGGCTGCAGTCGGACCGGCTCGGCACGCTGACGCTCGGCCGCCAGTTCGACACCGTCGCCGACACGATCGGGCCGCTGACCGCGAACGGCAGCTGGGCCGGCTTCCTGTTCTCGCATCCGCTCGACAACGACAACACCGATGCGTCGTTCCATGCGAACAATGCGGTGAAGTACACGAGCCCCGCATTCGGCGGCTTCTCGGGCACCGTGATGTACGGGTTGAGCAACTTGGCGGGCGGCTTCGCGCGGAACCGGATGCTCGGTGTCGGCCTGAACTACACGTACCAGACGCTGTCGGTGGCCGCCGTCTACGAAAACATGTCCCACCCCGGTGCCACGACGGGCGGCGCACTCACGCCGGACGACACGGATTTCGTCGCGGGCAACCAGAAAATCTACGGGATCGGCGCGAACTACGGAATCGGACCAGCGACTTTCGGCGCCGTCTATTCGCACGTGAACGTCGGCCAGCCCGATGCATCGCTGTATGCGGGCAGTCTCGGCCTCGCGAATGCTCGGCTCACGTTCGACAACTTCGAAGTCAACGCGAAGTACAACGTCACGCCGGCCTTCCTCGTTGGCGGCATGTACACGTACACACGCGGCGGCCTGAATCAGGCAGGCGCGAAATCGTCGCTGCACTGGAACCAGTTCGGCGCGATGGCGCAGTACTTCTTGTCGAAGCGCACGTCGGTCTATACGCAGGTCGCGTATCAGCTGGTCGGCGGCAGTGCGAGCGGCACGCCGCTCGACGGCGGGCTCGTGCCCGGTTCGCCCGGTGCATCGTCGAACGGCCATCAACTCGTCGCGCGCGTCGCGATGAATCACACGTTCTGA
- a CDS encoding SDR family NAD(P)-dependent oxidoreductase, which translates to MKGFSGKVAAITGAGSGMGRSLAVELARRGCEVALADVNDVGLAGTSAACAKHGVRTSTRRLDVADRDAVFAWADFVRAEHGKVNLIFNNAGVSLAASAETARIADLEWIVGINFWGVVHGTQAFLPHLRASGDGHVINTSSLFGLVAMPTQSAYNATKFAVRGFTEALRMELELDGAPVSATCVHPGGVATSIVDASRVDTSIHALTGQDEATHRRQANRLINATTADDAARQILAGVERNARRVLVGADARRLDKLARLLGAGYQRLVLRHVRRARARNLERTHASAALPTTPTEDPA; encoded by the coding sequence ATGAAGGGGTTTTCCGGCAAGGTCGCCGCGATCACGGGCGCCGGTTCGGGCATGGGCCGCAGCCTTGCGGTCGAGCTCGCGCGGCGCGGCTGCGAGGTCGCGCTCGCCGATGTCAACGACGTCGGGCTCGCCGGCACGTCGGCCGCGTGCGCGAAGCACGGCGTGCGCACGAGCACGCGGCGGCTGGACGTCGCCGACCGCGATGCGGTGTTCGCATGGGCCGATTTCGTGCGCGCCGAACACGGCAAGGTCAATCTGATTTTCAACAACGCCGGCGTGTCGCTGGCCGCGAGCGCCGAGACCGCGCGCATCGCCGATCTCGAATGGATCGTCGGCATCAACTTCTGGGGCGTCGTGCACGGCACGCAAGCGTTCCTGCCGCATCTGCGCGCGTCGGGCGACGGGCATGTGATCAACACGTCGAGCCTGTTCGGGCTCGTCGCGATGCCGACGCAGAGCGCGTACAACGCGACCAAGTTCGCGGTGCGCGGTTTCACCGAGGCGCTGCGGATGGAGCTCGAACTCGACGGCGCGCCTGTGAGCGCGACCTGCGTGCATCCGGGCGGCGTCGCGACCAGCATCGTCGACGCGAGCCGCGTCGACACCAGCATCCACGCGCTCACGGGCCAGGACGAAGCGACTCATCGCCGCCAGGCGAACCGCCTGATCAACGCGACAACGGCCGACGATGCCGCGCGGCAGATCCTCGCAGGTGTCGAGCGCAACGCGCGCCGCGTGCTGGTGGGCGCGGATGCCCGCCGACTCGACAAGCTCGCCCGCCTGCTCGGCGCCGGCTACCAGCGGCTGGTGCTGCGCCACGTGCGCCGCGCCCGCGCACGCAATCTCGAACGCACTCATGCCTCGGCCGCGCTCCCGACCACACCGACCGAGGATCCCGCATGA
- a CDS encoding alpha/beta fold hydrolase → MSHTLHLIQNVLLGVVAVLAALALFSGYVARRVTRAFPPEGRFVDIGGDHIHYVEYGSGPPLVFVHGLAGQWRNFAYLPLTRLAQHHRVILVDRPGAGRSLRGASSQANVFAQARTVAAFIDALKLDRPVLVGHSLGGAIALAVGLNHPERVSRLALIAPLSHEQTEPPAPFKPLMLPSPLVRRFVSWTFAIPLTILTGRKAVNQVFAPEAVPRDFPVKGGGLLGLRPHVFYATATDLLSAPVDLPAMERRYADLSLPVDVLYGRADPILNWRTHGEALAQKSARVRLKVVEGGHMLPVTIPDATADWLLEVAAAPVDAPAQGAHVAH, encoded by the coding sequence ATGAGCCATACGCTCCACCTGATCCAGAACGTGCTGCTCGGCGTCGTCGCGGTGCTCGCCGCGCTCGCGCTGTTTTCCGGCTACGTCGCGCGCCGCGTGACACGCGCGTTTCCGCCCGAAGGCCGCTTCGTCGACATCGGCGGCGACCACATCCATTACGTCGAATACGGCAGCGGCCCGCCGCTCGTGTTCGTGCACGGGCTTGCCGGCCAGTGGCGCAACTTCGCGTACCTGCCGCTCACGCGGCTCGCGCAGCACCATCGCGTGATCCTCGTCGATCGGCCCGGCGCCGGCCGCTCGCTGCGCGGCGCCAGTTCGCAGGCCAACGTGTTCGCGCAGGCCCGCACGGTTGCCGCGTTCATTGATGCGCTGAAGCTCGATCGGCCCGTGCTCGTCGGCCATTCGCTCGGCGGCGCGATCGCGCTCGCGGTCGGACTCAACCATCCGGAGCGCGTGAGCCGGCTCGCGCTGATCGCGCCGCTGTCGCATGAGCAGACCGAACCGCCGGCGCCGTTCAAGCCGCTGATGCTGCCGTCGCCGCTGGTGCGCCGCTTCGTGTCGTGGACCTTCGCGATCCCGCTGACGATCCTGACCGGGCGCAAGGCCGTGAACCAGGTATTTGCGCCGGAAGCCGTGCCGCGCGACTTCCCGGTGAAGGGCGGCGGCCTGCTCGGGCTGCGGCCGCACGTGTTCTACGCAACGGCGACGGACTTGCTGTCGGCGCCCGTCGACCTGCCCGCGATGGAGCGCCGCTACGCGGACCTCTCGCTGCCGGTCGACGTGCTGTACGGCCGCGCCGATCCGATCCTGAACTGGCGGACGCACGGCGAGGCGCTCGCGCAGAAGTCGGCGCGCGTGCGGCTGAAAGTCGTCGAAGGCGGCCACATGCTGCCGGTCACGATTCCGGACGCGACGGCGGACTGGCTGCTCGAAGTCGCCGCCGCGCCGGTCGACGCGCCGGCGCAGGGCGCGCACGTCGCGCATTGA
- a CDS encoding DUF2970 domain-containing protein, translating to MKLLSMIRLVLWSFFGVRNSKAHASDLANVNFTLLPFVAIVLAVLVGAVIYGVVHLVVDPTVTMQGF from the coding sequence ATGAAATTGTTGAGCATGATCCGCCTGGTTCTGTGGAGTTTCTTCGGCGTGCGAAACAGCAAGGCGCACGCGTCCGATCTCGCGAACGTCAACTTCACGTTGCTGCCGTTCGTCGCGATCGTGCTCGCGGTGCTGGTCGGCGCGGTGATTTACGGCGTCGTCCATCTGGTCGTCGATCCGACGGTGACGATGCAGGGGTTCTGA
- a CDS encoding TetR/AcrR family transcriptional regulator: protein MSNSEMEKALETEKRGRAYGGVAPEVRAAERRDALIRAATRVFGTVGFRKATVRSICQEAKLNDRYFYAAFDSTEDLLRCTYLHHAQQLHDAVARAVAERGGDLRERIDVGLAAFFGFLRDPCAARVLLLEVMGVSADTDMTYQRMLIDFGKLIMAIGTAREAVTPAERTEQRLVGLALVGAMTNVGAAWLLTGYRDPEAQMVASCRKVLLGTLQTTG, encoded by the coding sequence ATGTCAAATAGCGAAATGGAGAAAGCACTCGAAACGGAAAAACGGGGCCGGGCGTATGGCGGCGTGGCGCCCGAGGTGCGGGCCGCCGAGCGGCGCGATGCGCTGATCCGCGCGGCGACGCGCGTGTTCGGCACCGTCGGCTTCCGCAAGGCGACCGTGCGGTCGATCTGCCAGGAAGCGAAGCTCAACGACCGCTATTTCTATGCGGCATTCGACAGTACCGAGGATCTGCTGCGCTGCACCTACCTGCATCACGCGCAGCAACTGCACGACGCGGTCGCGCGTGCGGTGGCCGAGCGCGGCGGCGATCTGCGCGAGCGCATCGACGTGGGGCTCGCCGCGTTCTTCGGCTTCCTGCGCGACCCGTGCGCGGCGCGCGTGCTGCTGCTCGAGGTGATGGGCGTAAGCGCGGATACCGACATGACGTACCAGCGGATGCTGATCGACTTCGGCAAGCTGATCATGGCGATCGGCACGGCGCGCGAGGCCGTGACGCCTGCCGAGCGCACCGAGCAGCGGCTCGTCGGGCTCGCGCTGGTCGGCGCGATGACGAACGTCGGCGCGGCGTGGCTGCTCACCGGGTATCGCGACCCGGAGGCGCAGATGGTCGCGAGTTGCAGGAAGGTGCTGCTGGGAACGTTGCAGACGACTGGATAG
- a CDS encoding flavin-containing monooxygenase: MTSTTTDRRDAPSACGDGRDLDVLIVGAGLSGIGAAYHLKKRCPYASVAIVEARDAIGGTWDLFRYPGVRSDSDMFTLGYSFRPWHSDKAISDGQTILDYIRDTARAYGIDKTIRYGQKVVAADWDSNRARWTVRIERTRDGAVDTLIYTCRFLYMCSGYYDYDGGYLPDWAGMESFEGRIVHPQHWPKDLPYANRRVVVIGSGATAVTLVPSMAADAKHVTMLQRSPTYIVSLPARDKIANALRRVLPSRLAHRVVRMKNVLLTMYLYNVSRRKPERTKQFIIRAAGKQLGPDFDVAKHLTPRYMPWDQRVCLVPNGDLFKSIRAGRASIVTDEIERFTPTGLKLKSGQQLDADVIVTATGLKVKMLGGARVTVDGRAVDLPQTVSYKGMMYSDVPNLASSFGYTNASWTLKAELIARYVCRLLNHMRANGYDTCVPRLGAGDLGDVPAVNLSSGYIQRAAGILPKQGHRKPWKFHQNYVLDLASLKFSGLTDSAMQFERRAKAGPAAAPVAEPVLETR, translated from the coding sequence ATGACCTCGACGACGACCGACCGGCGCGACGCGCCGTCCGCCTGCGGCGACGGCCGCGACCTCGACGTGCTGATCGTCGGCGCCGGCCTGTCCGGCATCGGCGCCGCCTATCACCTGAAAAAGCGCTGCCCGTATGCGAGCGTCGCGATCGTCGAGGCACGCGACGCGATCGGCGGCACGTGGGACCTGTTTCGCTATCCGGGCGTCCGTTCGGATTCCGACATGTTCACGCTCGGCTACAGCTTCCGCCCGTGGCACAGCGACAAGGCGATTTCGGACGGCCAGACGATCCTCGACTACATCCGCGATACCGCGCGCGCATACGGCATCGACAAGACGATCCGCTACGGCCAGAAGGTGGTCGCGGCCGACTGGGATTCGAACCGCGCGCGCTGGACGGTGCGCATCGAGCGCACACGGGACGGCGCGGTCGACACGCTGATCTATACGTGCCGTTTCCTCTACATGTGCAGCGGCTATTACGACTACGACGGCGGCTACCTGCCCGACTGGGCCGGCATGGAATCGTTCGAAGGCCGAATCGTTCATCCGCAGCACTGGCCGAAGGACCTGCCGTACGCGAACCGGCGCGTCGTCGTGATCGGCAGCGGCGCGACGGCCGTCACGCTGGTGCCTTCGATGGCGGCCGATGCGAAGCACGTGACGATGCTGCAGCGCTCGCCGACCTACATCGTGTCGCTGCCCGCGCGCGACAAGATCGCGAACGCGTTGCGCCGCGTGCTGCCGTCGCGCCTCGCGCACCGGGTCGTGCGCATGAAGAACGTACTGCTGACGATGTACCTCTATAACGTGTCGCGCCGCAAGCCCGAGCGGACGAAACAGTTCATCATCCGCGCGGCCGGCAAGCAGCTCGGCCCCGACTTCGACGTCGCGAAGCACCTGACACCGCGCTACATGCCGTGGGACCAGCGCGTGTGCCTCGTGCCGAACGGCGACCTGTTCAAGTCGATCCGTGCGGGCCGCGCATCGATCGTCACCGACGAGATCGAGCGCTTCACGCCAACCGGCCTGAAACTGAAGAGCGGTCAGCAACTCGACGCGGACGTGATCGTCACCGCGACGGGGCTGAAGGTGAAGATGCTCGGCGGCGCGCGCGTCACGGTCGACGGCCGCGCGGTCGATCTGCCGCAGACCGTGTCTTACAAGGGAATGATGTACAGCGACGTGCCGAATCTCGCGTCGTCGTTCGGTTACACGAACGCGTCGTGGACGCTGAAGGCCGAGCTGATCGCGCGCTACGTGTGCCGGCTGCTCAACCACATGCGCGCGAACGGCTACGACACCTGCGTGCCGCGGCTCGGCGCCGGCGATCTCGGCGACGTGCCGGCGGTGAACCTGAGTTCGGGCTACATCCAGCGCGCGGCCGGCATCCTGCCGAAGCAGGGGCATCGCAAGCCGTGGAAATTCCACCAGAACTACGTGCTCGATCTCGCGTCGCTGAAGTTCAGCGGGCTCACCGATTCCGCAATGCAGTTCGAACGCCGCGCGAAAGCCGGCCCGGCGGCCGCGCCGGTTGCCGAACCCGTACTCGAAACCCGTTGA
- a CDS encoding pyridoxamine 5'-phosphate oxidase family protein → MTAPTAAVPGWELDVAPFHAGELAVQQRAGVTEAADTAGRRGIRRFMPDQHRAFFAQLPFFVLGGVDAHGQPWATLRVGTPGFVTTPDARTLRIDGDALPGDPLAGAWQPGAPLGGLGIEFDTRRRNRVNGVVRAADDGGLTIAVEQSFGNCAKYIQGRKPVFVAREAGAAGVSAVSDRLSDADRALLAQADTFFVASANTSADAGAARGADVSHRGGMPGFVRVDDAHTLTTPDFSGNRFFNTLGNLQHDPRAGLLFVDFDSGDLLYVAARAEIVWDGALVASFDGAQRVVRFHVREVRRMRGVLPFRWSAVERAPQFAAMAGAGMQAASASTSAPAPASLPASSSPSGWRPLRIAKIVDEVRAIRSFHFEPADGDALPAYEAGQHLTLRIALPDEDAPAIRSYTLSDAPGAPGYRITVKREGRVSAWLHDHARAGMTLDAKMPRGRFTFDIASPRPAVLVSAGIGITPMIAMLRRALADGDASRRIVFVHGARDSADRPFAAELTRIADADARVSLHWFDSRPRRDGAARPGRIDIAQLKRILPFDDYDFYLCGPSAFMRDLYDGLRALNVPDERIRFEAFGPSSIARHASRAASAPAVASMPIVFRRSARDTEWTPADGTLLELAEGQGVAVPSECRAGSCGTCATRVLSGAVDYVQTHDAPVEPGCALLCVARPAEGAAVPLVLDC, encoded by the coding sequence ATGACCGCGCCGACCGCCGCCGTACCGGGCTGGGAACTCGACGTTGCGCCGTTTCATGCGGGCGAGCTTGCCGTGCAGCAGCGCGCGGGCGTGACGGAGGCCGCGGACACCGCCGGCCGGCGCGGGATTCGCCGCTTCATGCCGGACCAGCACCGGGCCTTCTTCGCGCAGTTGCCGTTCTTCGTGCTCGGCGGCGTGGATGCACACGGCCAGCCATGGGCGACGCTGCGTGTCGGGACGCCCGGCTTCGTGACGACGCCGGACGCGCGCACGCTGCGCATCGACGGCGATGCGCTGCCAGGCGATCCGCTGGCCGGCGCGTGGCAGCCCGGTGCGCCGCTCGGCGGGCTCGGGATCGAGTTCGATACGCGCCGGCGCAATCGCGTGAACGGCGTCGTGCGCGCGGCCGACGACGGCGGGCTGACGATCGCGGTCGAGCAGAGCTTCGGCAACTGTGCGAAATACATCCAGGGCCGCAAACCGGTGTTCGTCGCGCGTGAAGCCGGGGCGGCCGGCGTGTCCGCCGTGTCGGACCGGTTGAGCGACGCGGATCGCGCGTTGCTCGCGCAGGCCGATACGTTCTTTGTCGCGAGTGCGAACACGTCGGCCGACGCGGGCGCCGCGCGCGGGGCGGACGTGTCGCATCGCGGCGGCATGCCGGGCTTCGTGCGCGTCGACGACGCGCACACGCTGACGACGCCGGATTTCAGCGGCAATCGCTTCTTCAATACGCTCGGCAACCTGCAGCACGATCCGCGCGCGGGGCTGCTGTTCGTCGATTTCGACAGCGGCGATCTGCTGTATGTTGCCGCGCGGGCGGAGATTGTATGGGACGGGGCGCTCGTCGCGTCGTTCGACGGCGCGCAGCGGGTCGTGCGGTTTCATGTGCGCGAAGTGCGGCGCATGCGCGGCGTGCTGCCGTTCCGGTGGTCGGCGGTCGAGCGGGCGCCGCAATTCGCGGCGATGGCGGGGGCTGGTATGCAGGCCGCATCCGCGTCCACATCAGCACCTGCGCCTGCATCCCTACCCGCATCCTCATCGCCCTCCGGCTGGCGTCCGCTGCGCATCGCGAAGATCGTCGACGAGGTGCGCGCGATCCGCTCGTTTCATTTCGAACCGGCGGATGGCGATGCGTTGCCGGCGTACGAAGCCGGGCAGCACTTGACGCTGCGCATCGCGCTGCCTGACGAAGATGCGCCGGCGATCCGCAGCTACACGCTGTCTGATGCACCTGGCGCACCGGGTTACCGGATCACCGTGAAGCGTGAAGGACGCGTATCTGCCTGGCTGCACGATCATGCGCGTGCAGGCATGACGCTCGACGCGAAGATGCCGCGCGGCCGCTTCACGTTCGACATCGCGAGTCCGCGTCCGGCCGTGCTGGTGTCGGCCGGCATCGGCATCACGCCGATGATCGCGATGCTGCGCCGCGCGCTCGCCGACGGCGACGCATCGCGTCGCATCGTGTTCGTGCACGGCGCGCGCGACTCGGCCGACCGGCCATTTGCAGCGGAACTGACGCGCATTGCCGACGCCGACGCGCGCGTGTCGCTGCACTGGTTCGACAGCCGGCCGCGGCGCGACGGCGCGGCGAGACCGGGCCGCATCGACATCGCGCAACTGAAGCGCATCCTGCCGTTCGACGACTACGATTTCTACCTGTGCGGGCCGTCCGCGTTCATGCGCGATTTGTACGACGGATTGCGCGCGCTGAACGTGCCGGACGAGCGCATCCGCTTCGAGGCGTTCGGGCCGTCGAGCATCGCGCGCCACGCGAGCCGCGCGGCGAGCGCACCGGCGGTGGCAAGCATGCCCATCGTGTTCCGCCGCTCGGCGCGCGACACCGAATGGACGCCCGCCGACGGCACGTTGCTCGAACTCGCCGAAGGCCAGGGCGTGGCCGTGCCGTCCGAGTGCCGGGCGGGGTCGTGCGGCACGTGCGCGACGCGCGTGCTGTCCGGCGCGGTCGATTACGTGCAGACGCACGATGCGCCGGTCGAACCCGGCTGCGCGCTGCTGTGCGTCGCGCGGCCTGCCGAAGGGGCCGCGGTGCCGCTCGTGCTCGATTGTTGA
- a CDS encoding glutathione S-transferase family protein — protein MSVASKPARPVRVYSFPLSGHAHRVRLFLSLLGLPFDTVDVDLAGGAQREPAFLALNPLGQVPVIDDDGTVLADSNAILVYLAKRYGDAHWLPDDAAGAATVQRWLSYAAGPIASGPAAARLVTVFSAPLDHDAAKRTAAKILAAIDQELAGKPFAAGEQPTIADIAAYTYIAHAPEGGVSLEPYPHVRAWLARVEALPGFVAMPPTRAGLLAA, from the coding sequence ATGTCCGTCGCCAGCAAGCCTGCCCGCCCGGTTCGCGTCTATTCGTTCCCGCTGTCCGGGCATGCGCATCGCGTCCGGCTGTTCCTGTCGCTGCTGGGGCTGCCGTTCGATACCGTCGATGTCGATCTCGCCGGCGGCGCGCAGCGCGAACCGGCGTTTCTCGCGCTCAATCCGCTCGGGCAGGTGCCGGTGATCGACGATGACGGCACCGTGCTCGCCGACTCGAACGCGATCCTCGTCTATCTCGCGAAGCGCTACGGCGACGCGCACTGGCTGCCCGACGATGCCGCCGGCGCGGCGACCGTGCAGCGCTGGCTGTCGTACGCGGCCGGGCCGATCGCATCGGGGCCGGCGGCCGCGCGGCTCGTCACCGTGTTCAGCGCGCCGCTCGACCACGACGCGGCCAAGCGCACCGCTGCAAAGATACTGGCCGCGATCGACCAGGAACTCGCCGGCAAGCCGTTCGCCGCCGGCGAGCAGCCGACGATCGCCGACATCGCCGCCTACACGTACATCGCGCACGCGCCGGAAGGCGGTGTGTCGCTCGAGCCGTATCCGCACGTGCGCGCGTGGCTCGCGCGCGTCGAGGCGCTGCCGGGCTTCGTCGCGATGCCGCCGACCCGTGCCGGCCTGCTTGCCGCCTGA